The following proteins are co-located in the Microbacterium sp. Clip185 genome:
- a CDS encoding helix-turn-helix transcriptional regulator, with protein MGQWTFLTNHAHVLIYVSRDPGARVREIADAVGITERTAHGILTDLVDDGYLRRIKEGRRNRYECVENLPLRHPVESDHRIGELLRALGGLTPSS; from the coding sequence ATGGGCCAGTGGACGTTCCTCACGAATCACGCCCATGTGCTGATCTACGTCTCCCGCGACCCCGGTGCCCGAGTGCGGGAGATCGCGGACGCCGTCGGCATCACCGAGCGCACCGCGCACGGCATCCTCACCGACCTCGTCGACGACGGGTATCTGCGCCGCATCAAGGAAGGGCGACGCAACCGCTACGAGTGCGTCGAGAACCTGCCGTTGCGCCATCCGGTCGAGAGCGACCACCGGATCGGGGAGCTCCTGCGCGCCCTCGGTGGTCTGACGCCTTCGAGCTGA
- a CDS encoding alpha/beta fold hydrolase: MKKRTKITLTVAAALVLAPAVAVGAMATVNAVATNSEASEITPYGQRVSVDGREMNVVVSGDHEQTIVLLPGLGTAAPGLDFAPLIDRLDDDYRVIAVEPFGTGLSDGTDVPRTSENISREVHEALQQLGADRYVLMGHSIAGIYALTYTSLFPDEVTAFVGIDNSVPDQPGSDEPIPTDAMVLLNDLGITRALQAISPDPYEGLPYDEQTKQQMRMLATRNTTASTMVDEMQHASRNFADASGARFPASLPVLLFVRENDTDVADWVSLHESQAASVDRGEAVVMTGDHYLHHTLSAQIAAATKRFLDG; this comes from the coding sequence ATGAAGAAACGCACCAAGATCACGCTCACCGTCGCCGCCGCCCTCGTCCTCGCACCGGCGGTCGCCGTCGGTGCGATGGCGACCGTGAACGCCGTCGCCACGAACTCCGAAGCCTCGGAGATCACCCCCTACGGGCAGCGTGTCAGCGTCGACGGCCGTGAGATGAACGTCGTCGTCAGCGGCGATCACGAGCAGACGATCGTGCTGCTTCCCGGGCTCGGGACGGCAGCCCCCGGTCTCGATTTCGCCCCGCTCATCGACCGGCTCGACGACGACTACCGCGTGATCGCCGTCGAGCCGTTCGGCACGGGGCTCAGCGACGGCACCGACGTCCCCCGCACCTCCGAGAACATCTCCCGTGAGGTGCACGAGGCTCTGCAGCAGCTCGGGGCGGATCGGTACGTGCTCATGGGGCACTCGATCGCCGGGATCTACGCGCTCACCTACACCTCGCTGTTCCCCGACGAAGTCACCGCGTTCGTGGGCATCGACAACAGCGTGCCGGACCAGCCGGGATCGGACGAGCCGATCCCCACCGACGCGATGGTGCTGCTCAACGACCTCGGCATCACCCGGGCACTGCAGGCGATCTCGCCCGATCCCTACGAGGGACTTCCCTACGACGAGCAGACGAAGCAGCAGATGCGCATGCTCGCTACCCGCAACACGACGGCTTCGACCATGGTCGATGAGATGCAGCACGCGAGCCGGAACTTCGCGGATGCGAGCGGCGCGCGATTCCCCGCTTCCCTCCCTGTGCTGCTGTTCGTCCGGGAGAACGACACGGATGTGGCGGACTGGGTGTCGCTGCACGAAAGCCAGGCGGCGTCGGTCGACCGCGGCGAGGCCGTCGTCATGACCGGGGACCACTACCTGCACCACACGCTCTCGGCACAGATCGCCGCCGCGACGAAGCGATTCCTCGACGGCTGA
- a CDS encoding alpha/beta hydrolase: MSSPRTLVRLWSLFAIAVALVLAGGATAALVQTSAGSVQVRDVTFTGTAGTSVSGLLYVPATATPETPAPAVLAVHGYVNSREMQTANAVELSRRGYVVLALDQAGHGRSDAPAFGNGFNGPAGLAYLRGLDIVDPDNIGLEGHSLGGSTVMNAAAAFPEGYASMALLDSATGFFGPEGTPDFPRNTLVVFAEWEEFSGTMWASPNTRDLTSSPKLMTMFGTDEPVVPGQLYGSIDDGTARELLRPANNHPGVTHDPAVTQEIVAWFDKTLEGGHDAAGQTWWIKELGTLVAMIGGVLVIFATGGLLLATGFFSAIRRPVPSAAGSRWGWPWIVSAILTTGIPALTFFWFNTWGAAWIPAGPVFGQSYSTGIVVWALLNGLIGLAIYAVTAWVQRRRNPLASVRAAEVEGAPGLRRGALIGRAAVLSLLSVGAAYLLVVISDWLFKSDFRFYVLQLQPLTATRFALFVLYLLPFTAFFLMLTFTLHRTLRWRGRPSTMRSEMIASAIVLPAGFVVLEIINYVPLFVSGELALPGESLLTIIGYPFIVVLAVVGALSTYFFHKTGTIYVGAFVSALLVTWNVVGGTAVQGDVQEWGGLAMTVRVVLPLLLSLVLVVVAVRLRRRSADRSEIDA, encoded by the coding sequence ATGTCCTCTCCTCGAACCCTCGTGAGGCTGTGGTCGCTGTTCGCGATCGCGGTCGCGCTCGTGCTCGCCGGCGGCGCCACGGCCGCCCTCGTCCAGACGTCGGCGGGTTCCGTCCAGGTGCGTGATGTCACGTTCACCGGCACCGCGGGCACGAGCGTCTCCGGGCTGCTGTACGTGCCCGCCACGGCCACCCCTGAAACGCCGGCGCCCGCGGTGCTCGCGGTGCACGGCTACGTGAACTCGCGCGAGATGCAGACGGCGAATGCGGTCGAACTGAGCCGCCGCGGCTACGTCGTGCTCGCGCTCGACCAGGCGGGGCACGGTCGTTCGGACGCGCCCGCCTTCGGCAACGGCTTCAACGGTCCCGCGGGCCTCGCCTACCTCCGGGGTCTGGACATCGTCGACCCCGACAACATCGGCCTTGAAGGACACTCGCTGGGCGGATCGACCGTGATGAACGCGGCGGCCGCCTTCCCCGAGGGATACGCGTCGATGGCCCTGTTGGATTCGGCCACCGGCTTCTTCGGCCCCGAGGGGACGCCCGACTTCCCGCGCAACACCCTCGTGGTCTTCGCCGAGTGGGAGGAGTTCTCCGGAACGATGTGGGCCTCCCCGAACACGCGGGATCTGACGTCGAGCCCCAAGCTCATGACGATGTTCGGAACCGACGAGCCGGTCGTGCCGGGGCAGCTGTACGGCTCGATCGATGACGGCACCGCGCGCGAACTCCTGCGACCCGCCAACAACCACCCCGGGGTGACGCACGATCCGGCCGTGACGCAGGAGATCGTGGCGTGGTTCGACAAGACGCTCGAGGGCGGTCACGACGCGGCCGGCCAGACGTGGTGGATCAAGGAGCTCGGCACCCTTGTCGCGATGATCGGCGGCGTGCTCGTGATCTTCGCCACGGGCGGACTTCTGCTGGCTACCGGATTCTTCTCGGCGATCCGTCGGCCCGTTCCGTCGGCCGCGGGAAGCCGCTGGGGTTGGCCGTGGATCGTCTCGGCGATCCTCACGACCGGCATCCCCGCGCTCACGTTCTTCTGGTTCAACACCTGGGGTGCCGCGTGGATCCCGGCAGGTCCCGTGTTCGGGCAGTCCTATTCGACCGGCATCGTCGTCTGGGCGCTGTTGAACGGACTCATCGGCCTCGCGATCTACGCGGTCACCGCGTGGGTGCAGCGGCGCCGCAACCCGCTCGCATCCGTGCGCGCGGCGGAGGTCGAGGGCGCGCCGGGGCTTCGGCGCGGCGCGCTGATCGGTCGGGCCGCGGTGCTCTCGCTGCTCAGTGTGGGTGCGGCGTACCTGCTCGTGGTGATCTCGGACTGGCTGTTCAAGAGCGACTTCCGCTTCTACGTCCTGCAGCTGCAGCCGCTGACGGCGACGCGCTTCGCGTTGTTCGTGCTGTACCTGCTGCCGTTCACGGCGTTCTTCCTGATGCTCACCTTCACGCTTCACCGCACGCTCCGCTGGAGGGGGCGCCCGTCCACCATGCGGTCGGAGATGATCGCCTCTGCGATCGTGCTGCCGGCCGGCTTCGTCGTGCTGGAGATCATCAACTACGTCCCGCTCTTCGTCAGCGGTGAGCTGGCGCTGCCGGGTGAGTCGCTGCTGACGATCATCGGCTACCCGTTCATCGTCGTGCTGGCGGTCGTCGGTGCGCTGTCGACGTACTTCTTCCACAAGACCGGAACCATCTACGTCGGAGCGTTCGTCTCGGCGCTGCTGGTCACGTGGAACGTCGTGGGCGGCACGGCCGTGCAGGGCGACGTGCAGGAGTGGGGCGGCCTGGCGATGACGGTTCGGGTCGTCCTCCCGCTGCTGCTGTCCCTCGTTCTCGTCGTGGTGGCCGTGCGCCTACGTCGGCGCTCCGCCGACAGGAGCGAGATCGACGCCTGA
- a CDS encoding TetR/AcrR family transcriptional regulator — protein sequence MPRAGLTPALVIERAAALLDAPHAGPLSFAALADDLGVRAPSLYKHVDGLAGLERGIMLRAKTELGDTLARAAVGRSRGDAIRAIGHAYRGWALAHPGQYPLTIAAPVAGDEEDERASASVLSVVAGVLVGYGLEGDDAVDAIRFLRASLHGFLSLETSHAFELPVDIERSFARAIDTVADSFETWRRD from the coding sequence GTGCCTAGGGCGGGGCTCACGCCCGCGCTCGTCATCGAGCGCGCCGCCGCGCTGCTCGACGCTCCGCATGCGGGGCCGCTGAGCTTCGCCGCGCTCGCCGACGACCTCGGTGTGCGCGCGCCGTCGCTCTACAAGCACGTCGACGGGCTCGCCGGACTGGAGCGGGGCATCATGCTGCGCGCCAAGACCGAGCTCGGTGACACGCTCGCTCGCGCGGCCGTGGGACGATCCCGTGGCGACGCCATCCGGGCGATCGGGCACGCCTACCGAGGTTGGGCCCTCGCCCACCCCGGCCAGTACCCGCTGACGATCGCCGCCCCGGTGGCGGGCGACGAAGAGGACGAGCGCGCATCCGCATCCGTGCTCTCCGTGGTCGCGGGCGTGCTTGTCGGGTACGGCCTCGAGGGCGACGACGCGGTCGATGCGATCCGGTTCCTGCGCGCCTCGCTGCACGGTTTCCTCTCCCTTGAGACCTCGCACGCGTTCGAACTCCCCGTCGACATCGAGCGCAGTTTCGCTAGGGCCATCGACACCGTCGCCGACTCATTCGAGACCTGGCGTCGCGACTGA
- a CDS encoding DUF2309 domain-containing protein yields MTTTAPPQRHATIRGWVSASGRAIAPNFPLETFIARNPLASYEDLDHEEAMRRIAQDHGVLLTFGEQRFRELYAQGRISHDDLVAALRFTVREARVTDPVVVDDLLTTVGEVLLQDLLVSPPLRDAGATLVTPAGVLSPRVQARVDDLTARWLAAALGSPSWSAPVRGEGMWNSWRRLAALDPTLPRRARSGIRRTPADPAGAIDEALTRWGLEGERAQEFIRAHVLAQPGWSALVRQSAATSGSVDLTSLVAIRATLERLLLPADADLPALASAAAPDKARLDAVAAALSADASHPRVRTTLGRILSLTDEFTRLAVWQEAYERGTARQLTPPAAPVLRDLAPTRRPLAQAVFCIDTRSESFRRHLEAAGEVETLGFAGFFAVPIAFRPADGSPEVASCPVLLTPRVAITESSIERGEIDRWRRQRTAAAERGHAAHALKESPVAPYAFAEASGWFLGAVMLARTIAPTTWHRVRRAIERAKPATHVDADVVFSLDERVLYAETALRMMGLVDGFAPIVLLAGHGASVTNNPFASSLQCGACGGHEGEPNARAAAMIFNDPATRAGLAARGIRIPEDTLFVAAQMDTVTDQVTLLEPWTVPATHEKALLELAGHLETARAANAVDRTVALPGAPSDPEGAAALEDTMRRATDWAEAYPEWGLVGNAAFIVGPRSITAGMDLGRRAFLHSYDAQADPDGAGLETILTAPMIVAQWINAQYGVSTTAPDRFGAGPKPLHNVVGTVGVLSGYGGDLRIGLPWQSVGVGVDPRHEPVRLQVFVQAPLSRVNEIVQSSDVVRTLVMNRWITLRAREHDTARWMRFGAYGWESEPESPLEERLGAPAEHAEDRQ; encoded by the coding sequence ATGACCACCACCGCACCACCGCAACGGCACGCCACGATCCGGGGTTGGGTCTCAGCCTCCGGACGGGCGATCGCCCCGAACTTCCCCCTCGAAACCTTCATCGCCCGCAACCCCCTGGCGAGCTACGAGGACCTCGACCACGAAGAGGCGATGCGCCGGATCGCCCAGGATCACGGCGTGCTGCTGACCTTCGGGGAGCAGCGTTTCCGGGAGCTCTACGCGCAGGGACGCATCTCGCACGACGACCTGGTCGCCGCGCTCCGGTTCACCGTGCGCGAGGCGCGCGTCACGGACCCTGTAGTCGTCGACGACCTGCTCACCACCGTGGGCGAGGTTCTCCTGCAGGATCTGCTCGTCTCACCGCCGCTCCGGGATGCGGGGGCGACCCTCGTCACTCCCGCCGGCGTGCTCTCACCGCGAGTGCAGGCACGGGTCGACGACCTCACCGCCCGGTGGCTCGCCGCGGCGCTCGGCTCCCCCTCGTGGTCGGCGCCGGTGCGCGGCGAGGGGATGTGGAACTCCTGGCGGCGCCTGGCGGCGCTCGACCCGACGCTGCCCCGTCGCGCACGCTCCGGCATCCGCCGCACGCCCGCAGACCCCGCGGGAGCCATCGACGAGGCGCTGACGCGCTGGGGCCTGGAGGGTGAGCGGGCGCAGGAGTTCATCCGCGCACATGTTCTCGCCCAGCCCGGCTGGTCGGCCCTCGTACGCCAGAGCGCCGCGACCTCGGGATCGGTCGATCTCACCTCCCTCGTCGCGATCCGCGCCACGCTGGAACGTCTCCTGCTGCCCGCCGACGCGGACCTTCCCGCCCTCGCATCCGCAGCGGCACCGGACAAGGCGCGCCTGGATGCGGTCGCCGCCGCACTCTCCGCCGATGCGTCCCACCCGCGCGTACGCACGACCCTCGGCCGCATCCTGTCGCTCACGGACGAATTCACCCGACTCGCGGTCTGGCAGGAGGCCTACGAGCGGGGCACCGCGCGGCAGCTCACCCCGCCCGCAGCCCCGGTGCTGCGCGACCTCGCGCCGACTCGGCGTCCGCTCGCGCAGGCGGTCTTCTGCATCGACACGCGCTCGGAGAGCTTCCGCCGGCATCTGGAGGCAGCGGGAGAGGTGGAGACCCTGGGCTTTGCGGGATTCTTCGCGGTGCCGATCGCCTTCCGCCCCGCCGACGGATCCCCCGAGGTCGCGTCGTGCCCCGTGCTGCTGACGCCGCGCGTGGCGATCACCGAATCATCCATCGAACGGGGCGAGATCGACCGGTGGCGGCGACAGCGCACCGCGGCCGCCGAGCGGGGGCATGCGGCACATGCGCTGAAGGAGTCTCCCGTCGCGCCGTACGCGTTCGCCGAGGCGTCGGGATGGTTCCTCGGTGCCGTCATGCTGGCGCGCACGATCGCACCGACGACGTGGCACCGTGTGCGTCGCGCGATCGAGCGGGCGAAGCCCGCCACGCACGTCGATGCGGATGTCGTCTTCAGCCTCGACGAGCGCGTGCTCTACGCCGAGACGGCACTGCGGATGATGGGACTCGTCGACGGATTCGCCCCCATCGTGCTGCTGGCCGGCCACGGCGCGTCCGTCACGAACAACCCCTTCGCGTCGAGCCTGCAGTGCGGTGCATGCGGCGGGCACGAGGGCGAGCCGAACGCCCGCGCCGCGGCCATGATTTTCAACGACCCGGCGACGCGAGCAGGACTCGCAGCGCGCGGAATCCGCATCCCCGAGGACACGCTGTTCGTCGCCGCGCAGATGGACACCGTGACCGACCAGGTGACCCTCTTGGAGCCGTGGACCGTTCCGGCGACACACGAGAAGGCGCTGCTCGAGCTGGCCGGTCACCTCGAGACGGCGCGGGCGGCGAATGCCGTCGACCGCACCGTCGCGCTCCCTGGCGCCCCGAGCGATCCGGAGGGCGCCGCAGCGCTCGAGGACACGATGCGTCGGGCGACGGACTGGGCCGAGGCGTATCCGGAGTGGGGGCTCGTGGGCAACGCGGCGTTCATCGTCGGTCCGCGCTCGATCACGGCAGGCATGGATCTCGGTCGCCGCGCGTTCCTGCACAGCTACGATGCGCAGGCCGACCCCGACGGGGCGGGGCTGGAGACGATCCTGACCGCGCCGATGATCGTGGCCCAGTGGATCAACGCCCAGTACGGCGTCTCGACGACGGCGCCCGACCGCTTCGGGGCGGGGCCGAAGCCCCTGCACAACGTCGTCGGAACCGTCGGGGTGCTCTCCGGCTACGGCGGCGACCTGCGGATCGGCCTGCCCTGGCAGTCGGTCGGGGTGGGCGTCGACCCCCGGCACGAACCGGTGCGGCTGCAGGTCTTCGTGCAGGCCCCGCTGTCGCGGGTCAACGAGATCGTGCAGTCCTCCGACGTGGTGCGCACTCTCGTGATGAACCGCTGGATCACGCTCCGCGCGCGCGAGCACGACACCGCCCGCTGGATGCGCTTCGGCGCGTACGGATGGGAGAGCGAGCCCGAATCCCCCCTCGAAGAACGTCTCGGTGCACCCGCCGAACACGCAGAAGACCGTCAGTAA
- a CDS encoding alpha/beta fold hydrolase, with translation MTPSSSSATSTQHLRVEGGEIGFDVAGKGPLLLLVPGMGELRSSYRHLAPLLVAAGYRVATADLRGHGDSSAGFDAYGDVPTASDIAALIRHLGAPAVIVGNSMAAGAAVIVAAEHPELVSGLVLVGPFVRTPPNQSAMAALMFRMLMARPWAVAAWNAYLPTLYSGQKPADFEAYRATMIRALRRPGYARAFRLTTRTDHLDAERSLARVTAPALVVMGDADPDFADPAAEATWIAETLHGTAVMVEDAGHYPQSQRPERTADAILAFLREGVDRA, from the coding sequence ATGACCCCCTCATCCTCCTCCGCCACCTCGACGCAGCACCTTCGCGTCGAGGGCGGCGAGATCGGCTTCGACGTCGCGGGCAAGGGCCCGCTCCTGCTGCTCGTGCCCGGAATGGGCGAGTTGCGCTCCTCGTACCGGCACCTCGCACCGCTGCTCGTCGCGGCGGGCTACCGCGTCGCCACCGCCGACCTCCGCGGACACGGCGACAGCTCCGCCGGTTTCGACGCCTACGGCGACGTGCCCACCGCATCCGACATCGCCGCCCTCATCCGGCATCTCGGCGCCCCCGCGGTGATCGTCGGCAACTCGATGGCGGCCGGAGCCGCCGTGATCGTCGCCGCCGAGCACCCCGAGCTCGTCTCGGGGCTGGTGCTGGTCGGACCCTTCGTGCGCACCCCGCCGAACCAGAGCGCGATGGCGGCACTGATGTTCCGGATGCTGATGGCGCGCCCCTGGGCCGTCGCCGCGTGGAACGCGTACCTGCCCACCCTGTACTCGGGCCAGAAGCCCGCCGACTTCGAGGCCTACCGTGCCACGATGATCCGGGCGCTCCGACGCCCCGGCTATGCCCGGGCCTTCCGCCTCACCACACGCACCGACCACCTCGACGCCGAGCGGAGCCTCGCACGTGTCACCGCGCCCGCGCTGGTCGTGATGGGCGACGCCGACCCCGACTTCGCCGATCCCGCGGCCGAGGCCACATGGATCGCCGAGACGCTGCACGGCACGGCCGTCATGGTCGAGGATGCGGGTCACTACCCGCAGTCCCAGCGGCCTGAGCGCACGGCCGACGCCATCCTCGCCTTCCTGCGAGAAGGGGTCGACCGTGCCTAG
- a CDS encoding DUF190 domain-containing protein, with protein sequence MSLSALTPMTKIEVVVASDDVAEVAELMQALGARGYTAITGVAGLGHHGMRGGRLLFNDHDALTLLVTVVAEERADAIIAGIRPLLDRTSGVMFVSQTAVSRPDYFA encoded by the coding sequence ATGAGCCTTTCCGCTTTGACCCCGATGACCAAGATCGAGGTGGTCGTCGCGAGCGACGACGTCGCCGAGGTCGCCGAACTCATGCAGGCACTGGGCGCCCGCGGGTACACCGCGATCACCGGCGTCGCGGGACTCGGCCACCACGGCATGCGCGGCGGGCGCCTGCTCTTCAACGACCACGACGCGCTCACCCTGCTCGTCACGGTCGTCGCCGAGGAGCGCGCCGACGCCATCATCGCGGGCATCCGGCCGCTGCTCGATCGCACCTCGGGCGTGATGTTCGTCTCTCAGACGGCCGTCAGCCGCCCCGACTACTTCGCGTGA
- a CDS encoding DUF6671 family protein, producing MAAARFANSPYAGMTVAIGTLHGKESAFAPAFRRWLDAEVRPTVDLDTDALGTFTRDVPRALSPADAATAKATAAAAELGTGLGLATEASYSMTFGGFGPVAHEELAVFVDLERGIRVPHPLRSYARVAPAQVVADAAEARRYLARIRFPLQGVVVRAQGQIHKGLQQEADVLAFLRHGSIGLEPDLRAHMNPDRRRTLRRLGWVMAARLRTPCPVCDCPGFGPVDVVRGLRCAGCGSRTSRVRADVDGCAACPERRERPRAVTSADPASCEVCNP from the coding sequence ATGGCCGCGGCCCGCTTCGCGAACTCGCCCTACGCCGGGATGACCGTCGCGATCGGCACGCTGCACGGGAAGGAGTCGGCGTTCGCTCCCGCCTTCCGCCGCTGGCTGGATGCGGAGGTACGCCCCACCGTCGATCTCGACACCGACGCCCTCGGCACGTTCACCCGAGACGTGCCGAGGGCGCTCAGCCCCGCGGATGCGGCGACGGCCAAGGCGACCGCGGCGGCGGCCGAGCTCGGCACCGGGCTCGGACTCGCCACCGAGGCGTCCTATTCGATGACGTTCGGGGGCTTCGGGCCGGTCGCGCACGAGGAGCTCGCAGTGTTCGTCGACCTCGAACGCGGCATCCGGGTGCCGCATCCACTCCGCTCATACGCGCGCGTCGCACCCGCGCAGGTCGTCGCCGACGCCGCGGAGGCCCGCCGATACCTCGCGCGCATCCGCTTCCCCCTCCAGGGCGTCGTGGTGCGGGCACAGGGACAGATCCACAAGGGCCTCCAGCAGGAAGCGGATGTACTCGCGTTCCTGCGCCACGGCTCGATCGGGCTCGAACCCGACCTCCGGGCGCACATGAACCCCGATCGGCGCCGGACGCTCCGGCGCCTGGGCTGGGTGATGGCGGCGCGCCTTCGGACACCGTGCCCCGTCTGCGACTGCCCGGGATTCGGGCCCGTCGACGTGGTGCGCGGGCTCCGCTGCGCCGGATGCGGGTCTCGCACCTCGCGCGTGCGAGCGGATGTGGACGGCTGTGCCGCGTGCCCCGAGCGCCGTGAACGCCCGCGGGCCGTGACGAGCGCCGACCCCGCGTCGTGCGAGGTCTGCAACCCGTGA
- a CDS encoding CatA-like O-acetyltransferase: protein MDAPQPIDLETWPRRQHFEHYLRTVPCTYAITVEVDATEFAAAVRRAGRRTYISQIWALAQLVNRHDEFRMTLDAADAPAVWGRTHPSFTIFNAERETFASVWTPFDPDYAAFHDAAAQVIAEHAGTTEFFPQGAPPPNSFDVSSLPWTSFTGFTLNIDGGSGHLAPIFTLGRYVEREDRLLLPLAVQIHHAVADGFHTARLVAEFREFLAHPDWVTD, encoded by the coding sequence ATGGACGCTCCGCAACCGATCGATCTCGAGACGTGGCCGCGCCGCCAGCACTTCGAGCACTACCTCCGCACCGTTCCGTGCACGTATGCGATCACCGTCGAGGTCGACGCGACGGAGTTCGCCGCCGCCGTCCGACGGGCCGGACGGCGCACCTACATCTCGCAGATCTGGGCGCTCGCCCAGCTCGTCAACCGCCACGACGAGTTCCGGATGACGCTCGACGCCGCCGACGCTCCGGCGGTGTGGGGGCGAACGCATCCCTCGTTCACGATCTTCAACGCCGAACGCGAGACCTTCGCGAGCGTCTGGACGCCCTTCGACCCGGACTACGCCGCCTTCCATGACGCGGCCGCGCAGGTCATCGCGGAGCACGCCGGGACCACGGAGTTCTTCCCGCAGGGAGCCCCGCCGCCCAACAGCTTCGACGTCTCGAGCCTGCCGTGGACCTCGTTCACCGGATTCACCCTCAACATCGACGGCGGCTCCGGGCACCTGGCCCCGATCTTCACGCTCGGCCGGTACGTCGAGCGTGAAGATCGCCTGCTGCTTCCTCTCGCTGTCCAGATCCACCATGCCGTCGCCGACGGGTTCCACACGGCGCGGCTCGTCGCCGAGTTCCGCGAGTTCCTCGCCCACCCCGACTGGGTGAC
- a CDS encoding proton-conducting transporter transmembrane domain-containing protein, with translation MSPLASLTAAALVAAVVVAFLPTSPRRTPGSLTPWAVALAAVAAAVGTVDAIVERHDVAGAALMLLVTALTAVVQLYAARNLRGDPRARAFFALSALAAAGTVASIAAQDVLLLVSGWTLATVSTIALIRTGGTHPQTRLAARRAGWALLVGDGALWAAVILAVSTTGSSAFTALGRLSGSTAVVVGVLVAVAAVARAGSFPFHGWLPATAATSTPVSALLHAGFVNGGALLLLRFQPVPSSLGPWVLGLAGGATMLVATVAMLTRPDVKGRLVQSTAAQMGFMLVACAMGAFGVALFHVMGHALFKASLFLGAGSALERELAQRTTVPTKRSRSGAVAGAVVVLVAAAGTAVATGALGHPASVLLLFVVATAVVAGAAVGAGAVAAGVRAAWIAAVALAAIGYLAIVFPAAETLAAEATGGTLPIAFAAALFVSACILGVIARGTGPVADRVFAFAFSWGRPPLPARRAAASTSAPFGPLEYGRL, from the coding sequence ATGTCCCCGCTCGCCTCGCTCACGGCCGCCGCGCTGGTCGCCGCCGTCGTGGTCGCCTTCCTCCCCACCTCGCCCCGACGCACGCCCGGCTCGCTCACCCCCTGGGCGGTGGCCCTCGCCGCCGTCGCCGCTGCCGTCGGCACGGTCGACGCCATCGTCGAGCGTCACGATGTCGCCGGCGCAGCGCTCATGCTGCTCGTCACCGCACTGACGGCCGTCGTGCAGCTCTACGCGGCACGCAACCTGCGCGGCGACCCCCGCGCCCGCGCGTTCTTCGCCCTCTCCGCACTCGCGGCCGCGGGCACTGTCGCCAGCATCGCGGCTCAGGACGTGCTGCTGCTCGTGTCCGGCTGGACGCTCGCGACCGTCAGCACGATCGCTCTGATCCGCACCGGCGGCACGCATCCGCAGACGCGCCTCGCGGCACGGCGTGCGGGGTGGGCGCTGCTCGTCGGCGACGGCGCGCTGTGGGCGGCGGTGATCCTGGCCGTCTCGACGACAGGCTCATCCGCGTTCACCGCTCTGGGTCGACTGAGCGGTTCCACGGCAGTGGTCGTGGGCGTTCTCGTGGCCGTCGCGGCGGTCGCGCGCGCCGGTTCGTTCCCCTTCCACGGTTGGCTGCCCGCCACCGCCGCCACGAGCACACCGGTCTCGGCGCTGCTGCACGCGGGATTCGTCAACGGCGGCGCTCTGCTGCTCCTCCGGTTCCAGCCGGTGCCGTCGTCACTCGGTCCCTGGGTGCTCGGCCTCGCCGGCGGTGCGACGATGCTCGTCGCCACCGTGGCGATGCTCACCCGCCCCGATGTCAAAGGACGACTCGTTCAGTCCACGGCCGCGCAGATGGGCTTCATGCTCGTGGCCTGCGCGATGGGCGCCTTCGGCGTCGCGCTCTTCCACGTGATGGGTCACGCGCTCTTCAAGGCGAGTTTGTTCCTCGGCGCCGGATCCGCGCTCGAGCGCGAGCTCGCCCAGCGCACCACGGTTCCCACGAAGCGGTCCCGGAGTGGTGCCGTCGCCGGCGCCGTGGTCGTGCTCGTGGCTGCTGCGGGGACCGCCGTGGCGACCGGCGCGCTCGGCCACCCCGCATCCGTCCTGCTGCTCTTCGTGGTCGCGACCGCGGTCGTCGCAGGAGCCGCCGTCGGCGCCGGCGCGGTCGCCGCCGGGGTACGCGCCGCGTGGATCGCCGCGGTCGCCCTCGCGGCGATCGGTTACCTCGCGATCGTGTTCCCCGCCGCTGAGACGCTCGCCGCCGAGGCGACGGGCGGCACCCTGCCGATCGCCTTCGCGGCGGCGCTCTTCGTCAGCGCCTGCATCCTCGGGGTCATCGCCCGGGGAACGGGTCCCGTCGCCGACCGCGTGTTCGCCTTCGCGTTCTCGTGGGGACGACCGCCCCTGCCCGCACGCCGCGCCGCTGCATCCACGTCCGCACCCTTCGGCCCCCTCGAGTACGGGAGACTCTGA